In a genomic window of Salvelinus fontinalis isolate EN_2023a chromosome 7, ASM2944872v1, whole genome shotgun sequence:
- the LOC129858868 gene encoding zinc finger protein OZF-like, whose protein sequence is MASVKLEDCSQTLEQNVNIKDEEEEEEIVSHGHIETFSTSREQQQEDHRANRSHHCPHCEEIFPFLSKLKIHLKIHTGEKPYSCSDCGGRFSRRSHLKRHQQIHTGEKPYSCSDCEKCFTTSSDLTVHQRTHTGEKPFSCSDCGGRFSQLSSLKKHQHIHTGEKPYFCSDCGKSFSLLDTLKAHERIHTGEKPYSCSDCGKRFSQQSNLKKHQRLHTGEKPYSCSDCEKSFSQLDKLNSHQRIHTGEKPYFCSDCGNCFTQIDTLKCHQRIHTGEKPYSCSDCGESFSQHSSLKKHKRIHTGEKPYFCSECGTSFSLQDSLKSHQRIHTGEKPYFCSDCGKDFSRHSSLKKHQRIHTGEKPYPCSECGKSFTTSSALTVHQRVHTGEKPYSCSDCGGSYSRLGNLQTHHRIHTGEKPYSCSDCGKCFTTSSALTVHQKTHTGEKHTNGFTQD, encoded by the coding sequence GTCACAttgagacattctctacatccagagagcaacagcaggaagatcacagagctaataggtctcaccactgcccacattgtgaggagattttcccatttctatcaaagctaaaaatacacctaaaaatacacacaggagagaagccttactcctgctctgactgtggggggAGATTCTCTCGACGGAGCCACTTAAAAAGACACCaacaaatacacacaggagagaagccctaCTCTTGCTCTGACTGTgaaaaatgcttcacaacatcatcTGACCTAACagttcaccagagaacacacacaggagagaagcctttttcctgctctgactgtggggggAGATTCTCTCAACTGAGCAGTTTAAAAAAACACCAacatatacacacaggagagaagccttacttctgctctgactgtgggaagagtttctcccTATTGGATACCTTAAAagcacatgaacgtatacatacaggagaaaagccttactcctgctctgactgtgggaagaggttCTCTCAACAGAGCAACTTAAAAAAACACCAACGTTTAcatacaggagaaaagccttattCCTGCTCGGACTGTGAAAAGAGTTTCTCCCAATTGGATAAGTTAAATAGTCACCAGcgaatacatacaggagagaagccttacttctgctctgactgtgggaattGTTTCACCCAAATTGATACATTAAAATGTCACCagcgtatacatacaggagagaagccttactcttgCTCTGACTGTGGGGAGAGTTTCTCTCAACACAGCAGCTTAAAGAAACacaaacgtatacacacaggagagaagccttacttctgctccGAATGTGGGACGAGTTTCTCTCTACAGGACAGCTTGAAATCACaccaacgtatacacacaggagagaagccttacttctgctctgactgtggaaaggaTTTCTCTCGACACAGCAGCTTAAAGAAACaccaacgtatacacacaggagagaagccttaccccTGCTctgaatgtgggaagagtttcacaACATCAAGTGCTCTGACAGTTCATCAGAGAgtgcacacaggagagaagccttactcctgctctgactgtggggggAGTTACTCTCGACTGGGAAACTTACAAACACACCATCGTATACATacgggagagaagccttactcttgTTCTGACTGTGgtaaatgcttcacaacatcaagtGCTCTGACAGTTcatcagaaaacacacacaggagagaagcacACCAACGGATTCACACAAGATTAA